From a single Populus nigra chromosome 18, ddPopNigr1.1, whole genome shotgun sequence genomic region:
- the LOC133679008 gene encoding transcription factor BEE 3 isoform X2, whose translation MADFTADLQSFRPPFPFLDIDPSMVALNQFTEVSQAILDNPSVNNIHSFMPFTSDNFFSHQAPEFPGNLAEGFAGIFHQNDQNVVQVSQPFTTPGNESEFQESKKRKAMDVSESSSMNSSPQVSESGSKRRNSSRRGKGVKSNEDGKPKDVVHVRARRGQATDSHSLAERVRRGKINERLRCLQDIVPGCYKTMGMAVMLDEIINYVQSLQNQVEFLSMKLTAASTFYDFNAETDAIETMQRAKAQEAKEMQRAMREGSGGLAHIHSTWSL comes from the exons ATGGCTGATTTCACAGCAGATTTGCAAAGCTTTAGGCCACCATTTCCTTTCTTAGATATTGATCCAAGCATGGTGGCATTAAACCAATTCACAGAAGTAAGTCAAGCCATCCTAGATAATCCAAGCGTGAATAATATTCATAGCTTCATGCCTTTCACTAGTGACAACTTCTTCAGCCATCAAGCACCAGAATTCCCTGGAAACTTAGCGGAAGGTTTTGCTGGTATTTTCCATCAAAACGACCAGAACGTTGTGCAAGTTTCTCAGCCCTTTACCACACCTGGAAATGAAAGCGAATTCCAAGAAAGCAAGAAGAGAAAAGCAATGGATGTGTCTGAAAGCAGTTCTATGAACTCATCTCCTCAAGTTTCTGAGAGTGGGAGTAAGAGGAGAAAT AGCTCAAGAAGGGGAAAGGGAGTGAAAAGCAATGAGGATGGGAAACCAAAAGACGTTGTTCATGTTAGAGCTAGGAGAGGTCAAGCCACTGATAGCCACAGTTTAGCAGAAAGG GTTAGAAGAGGAAAAATCAATGAAAGATTAAGATGCTTGCAAGATATAGTGCCTGGCTGCTACAAg ACCATGGGCATGGCAGTAATGTTGGATGAGATAATTAATTATGTCCAGTCCTTGCAAAATCAAGTTGAG TTTCTATCCATGAAGCTCACTGCAGCAAGCACATTCTATGACTTCAACGCAGAAACAGATGCTATTGAAACAATGCAG AGGGCAAAAGCACAGGAGGCAAAAGAGATGCAAAGAGCTATGAGAGAAGGATCCGGAGGGCTTGCTCACATCCACTCAACATGGTCCCTCTGA
- the LOC133679008 gene encoding transcription factor BEE 3 isoform X1, with amino-acid sequence MADFTADLQSFRPPFPFLDIDPSMVALNQFTEVSQAILDNPSVNNIHSFMPFTSDNFFSHQAPEFPGNLAEGFAGIFHQNDQNVVQVSQPFTTPGNESEFQESKKRKAMDVSESSSMNSSPQVSESGSKRRNVNSSRRGKGVKSNEDGKPKDVVHVRARRGQATDSHSLAERVRRGKINERLRCLQDIVPGCYKTMGMAVMLDEIINYVQSLQNQVEFLSMKLTAASTFYDFNAETDAIETMQRAKAQEAKEMQRAMREGSGGLAHIHSTWSL; translated from the exons ATGGCTGATTTCACAGCAGATTTGCAAAGCTTTAGGCCACCATTTCCTTTCTTAGATATTGATCCAAGCATGGTGGCATTAAACCAATTCACAGAAGTAAGTCAAGCCATCCTAGATAATCCAAGCGTGAATAATATTCATAGCTTCATGCCTTTCACTAGTGACAACTTCTTCAGCCATCAAGCACCAGAATTCCCTGGAAACTTAGCGGAAGGTTTTGCTGGTATTTTCCATCAAAACGACCAGAACGTTGTGCAAGTTTCTCAGCCCTTTACCACACCTGGAAATGAAAGCGAATTCCAAGAAAGCAAGAAGAGAAAAGCAATGGATGTGTCTGAAAGCAGTTCTATGAACTCATCTCCTCAAGTTTCTGAGAGTGGGAGTAAGAGGAGAAATGTAAAT AGCTCAAGAAGGGGAAAGGGAGTGAAAAGCAATGAGGATGGGAAACCAAAAGACGTTGTTCATGTTAGAGCTAGGAGAGGTCAAGCCACTGATAGCCACAGTTTAGCAGAAAGG GTTAGAAGAGGAAAAATCAATGAAAGATTAAGATGCTTGCAAGATATAGTGCCTGGCTGCTACAAg ACCATGGGCATGGCAGTAATGTTGGATGAGATAATTAATTATGTCCAGTCCTTGCAAAATCAAGTTGAG TTTCTATCCATGAAGCTCACTGCAGCAAGCACATTCTATGACTTCAACGCAGAAACAGATGCTATTGAAACAATGCAG AGGGCAAAAGCACAGGAGGCAAAAGAGATGCAAAGAGCTATGAGAGAAGGATCCGGAGGGCTTGCTCACATCCACTCAACATGGTCCCTCTGA